Proteins encoded within one genomic window of Phototrophicus methaneseepsis:
- a CDS encoding tetratricopeptide repeat protein, with translation MRQMRLRRMIFALLLMIMVAGLALPVMAQDEPTLDPTQIADIMERLDASENRTFNLLGIFEAIGQAITVGSILVTVLGVLAGFAGVSQIVSARRELTESSEQLKAEAAELRQRFNDEIRMKEAQFDALRAQLASTMQQERKSTSRALLANALIPLGERQYKAGDYTGSMNTYKRALELDSDNPVVHQRLAYVYTQRGDLQAAEEHYNMAIQQEESFAPALAGLGFVYRRMAEEMPEGIQRDRQMLKAEDILLQALEISPRLVDDDGESWWGVLGGLYKRQNNIDKAIEAYERATEITPQSSYGMGNLALLYMRKKDKKKMLDTYERVERIAVKEADQEQGNFWGYADLVVSRYALGKVVEAEQALPVAISIAPADSPYMLSSLADTLRDLLDVLDEEDLPPVRAAIATLELEQERRETLKNGTASNAEDELPEEDA, from the coding sequence ATGCGTCAAATGCGTCTGCGCCGAATGATCTTCGCCTTATTGCTGATGATTATGGTGGCGGGTTTGGCGCTGCCCGTGATGGCTCAGGATGAGCCGACGCTCGACCCGACACAAATCGCTGACATCATGGAACGGCTGGATGCCTCAGAAAACCGGACCTTTAATTTATTGGGCATCTTCGAGGCCATTGGTCAGGCGATTACAGTTGGCAGTATCCTGGTGACGGTACTGGGTGTGCTGGCTGGTTTTGCGGGCGTTTCTCAAATTGTGAGTGCGCGGCGTGAACTGACCGAAAGCAGCGAACAACTCAAAGCTGAGGCGGCTGAATTACGCCAGCGTTTTAATGATGAAATCCGTATGAAAGAGGCTCAGTTTGATGCGCTGCGGGCCCAGTTAGCATCGACCATGCAGCAAGAGCGCAAATCGACAAGCCGCGCTTTGCTGGCGAATGCCCTTATCCCCTTGGGAGAGCGCCAGTACAAAGCGGGCGACTACACCGGTTCCATGAACACTTATAAACGCGCCCTGGAATTGGATTCTGATAATCCGGTCGTGCATCAGCGGCTCGCCTATGTTTATACGCAGCGTGGCGATTTGCAAGCGGCTGAGGAGCATTACAATATGGCGATCCAGCAAGAAGAATCCTTTGCGCCTGCGCTGGCTGGCCTTGGCTTCGTCTATCGCCGTATGGCAGAAGAAATGCCGGAAGGTATCCAGCGAGATCGTCAGATGCTCAAAGCAGAGGACATACTGCTGCAAGCGCTGGAAATTTCGCCGCGCCTGGTCGATGACGATGGAGAGAGCTGGTGGGGCGTCCTCGGCGGGTTGTATAAGCGCCAGAATAACATCGACAAAGCCATTGAAGCCTATGAACGGGCTACAGAGATTACGCCACAATCATCCTATGGCATGGGGAACCTCGCCCTGCTGTATATGCGTAAAAAAGATAAGAAGAAAATGCTGGATACGTATGAACGTGTCGAGCGTATTGCTGTGAAAGAAGCCGATCAGGAGCAGGGGAACTTCTGGGGATATGCCGACTTAGTCGTTTCTCGTTATGCCCTGGGCAAAGTCGTAGAGGCTGAGCAGGCACTCCCTGTTGCTATTTCGATCGCACCAGCGGATTCACCTTATATGCTCTCCAGTCTGGCGGATACCTTACGGGATTTACTGGACGTGCTTGACGAAGAAGACCTGCCGCCTGTCCGCGCTGCAATTGCCACGCTGGAATTGGAGCAGGAACGGCGCGAGACTTTGAAAAACGGTACCGCATCCAATGCCGAAGATGAACTGCCGGAAGAGGATGCTTGA
- a CDS encoding tetratricopeptide repeat protein, whose protein sequence is MKLLDGKRILIVLCLLLAAMTLSLQTAFAQDEATPASTLSSEDAIATIEALQDEIEDLAQQVELDSEVIDIRAESLDTSFNTLEAIISALSFGGLLFGALSAIFAFLGFRNLSDRVAQVDEVKKQVDAASLEVHTSKTQAEQLRGELEEIRDEAKAQVAQISQNRKNVQLTSTLQYVAQNQYETGDLEGALELYDRMLEIDPENLWALYMKGYILTKTMELDRAADVLQKALSIDSEFYYALAARGFVKRRRGDEYDEEMKTLDPSTSAYQDAQQARDDLYKEASADLDRALGFVEKLVDADGESWRGALGGLYKRQGNLQKALNNYRLAAAVTPNSSYPIINRAILELKQGDENYVKSFIRVLKIADSEIIANPDDYWPYGDIVIARLILDEADKAAECFEEMEQLIPETVTDVLPRIWDTLTEAAVDLRHMGKETEAAGIDAFVAQRLPQIGDAS, encoded by the coding sequence ATGAAGCTGCTGGACGGAAAGCGTATTTTGATCGTCCTGTGCCTGCTGTTAGCTGCTATGACATTAAGCCTACAGACAGCCTTCGCACAGGATGAAGCAACACCCGCATCAACCCTTTCATCAGAAGATGCTATTGCAACCATTGAAGCGCTGCAGGATGAAATTGAAGACCTCGCGCAACAGGTTGAGTTGGATTCTGAAGTGATCGACATCCGAGCGGAAAGCCTGGATACCAGCTTTAATACCCTGGAAGCTATCATCAGCGCCCTGAGCTTTGGCGGGCTTTTGTTCGGCGCATTGAGCGCGATTTTCGCTTTTTTGGGGTTTCGTAATTTGTCGGATCGCGTCGCACAGGTGGATGAAGTCAAAAAGCAGGTTGATGCAGCCAGCCTGGAAGTCCATACGTCGAAGACGCAGGCCGAGCAACTTCGTGGCGAATTGGAAGAGATACGCGATGAAGCGAAAGCTCAGGTGGCACAGATCAGCCAGAATCGCAAGAACGTCCAGCTAACCAGTACACTGCAATACGTGGCCCAAAATCAGTATGAGACGGGTGATCTCGAAGGTGCGCTTGAGTTATATGATCGTATGCTCGAAATCGACCCGGAGAATCTGTGGGCGCTCTATATGAAGGGCTACATTCTCACCAAGACGATGGAGCTAGACAGGGCTGCGGATGTCTTGCAGAAGGCGCTGTCCATTGACAGCGAATTTTATTATGCCCTGGCCGCGCGCGGTTTTGTGAAGCGCCGCCGTGGGGATGAGTACGACGAAGAGATGAAAACGCTCGATCCGTCCACGTCTGCTTACCAGGACGCACAGCAAGCACGTGATGACCTCTACAAAGAAGCCAGTGCAGACCTTGACCGCGCGTTGGGCTTCGTCGAGAAGCTGGTTGACGCGGATGGCGAAAGCTGGCGCGGTGCCCTGGGTGGTTTGTATAAGCGCCAGGGGAATTTACAAAAAGCACTGAACAACTACCGCTTGGCGGCGGCTGTGACGCCCAATTCCTCCTATCCGATCATCAATCGCGCCATTTTGGAACTCAAGCAGGGCGATGAGAATTATGTAAAGAGCTTCATCCGTGTGTTGAAAATTGCCGATAGCGAAATCATCGCTAACCCAGATGACTACTGGCCTTATGGTGATATTGTGATTGCGCGGCTGATTTTAGATGAGGCGGATAAAGCCGCTGAATGTTTTGAGGAGATGGAGCAGCTTATTCCTGAGACGGTGACGGACGTTCTGCCGCGCATCTGGGATACCTTGACGGAGGCAGCGGTAGATCTGCGTCACATGGGTAAAGAGACGGAAGCCGCTGGCATTGATGCGTTTGTTGCTCAGCGGCTCCCTCAAATAGGTGATGCGAGTTAG
- a CDS encoding carboxypeptidase M32 translates to MGAHYEALLAHLKEISNIRNAAALLSYDQETAMPPGGAASRAQQLSTLSKIGHEMFTSGKTSELLNAAAEEVTSEDYDSDAASMVRVVQEDYAEATKLPSDFVADLSRETSLAHATWAKARQDKDFKAFLPALERIIGMMQKQADLIGYEDHPYDALLGQYERGMTTAQVRDIFDAQRPKLVDLISAISEATPVDDSMLKQPFDRDKQRDFALEVVKAYGFDFERGAQAQAVHPFCTSFSVNDVRITTRFNDNWLNPALFGMMHESGHGMYNQGIGQNLEGTPLAEGTSLGVHESQSRMWENIVGRSKGFWSWALPKLQETFPQLNDVSLDDFYKAVNKVERSFIRVEADEATYNLHIILRFELEQDLLTGAIKVADVRDAWNDKFNAFFGMTPPDDALGVLQDVHWSGGLFGYFATYALGNLLSVQYYNEALKAHPSIPDEIANGQFNTLLTWLNQNIHQHGRKYTGDELTRRITGEGIQSDSYIQYLTEKFGGIYGL, encoded by the coding sequence ATGGGTGCTCATTATGAGGCGCTGCTGGCGCATCTGAAGGAAATCAGCAACATCCGTAACGCTGCGGCACTGCTCTCCTATGATCAGGAAACCGCTATGCCACCAGGGGGCGCTGCTTCTCGTGCGCAGCAACTGAGTACGCTTTCCAAGATCGGCCATGAGATGTTCACCAGTGGCAAAACAAGCGAACTGCTCAATGCCGCTGCGGAAGAAGTCACATCAGAAGATTATGATTCCGACGCAGCCAGCATGGTGCGCGTCGTGCAGGAAGATTATGCAGAAGCCACGAAACTACCGTCAGACTTCGTCGCTGATCTCTCCAGAGAGACCTCTCTGGCCCACGCAACATGGGCTAAGGCGCGCCAGGATAAAGACTTTAAGGCATTCTTACCCGCGCTGGAACGCATCATCGGCATGATGCAGAAGCAAGCGGATTTAATCGGCTATGAAGATCACCCATACGATGCACTGCTCGGCCAGTATGAACGCGGCATGACGACAGCCCAGGTACGCGATATCTTCGACGCACAGCGCCCCAAGCTGGTTGATCTCATCAGCGCGATCAGCGAGGCAACCCCCGTTGATGATAGCATGCTCAAACAACCCTTCGACCGAGACAAGCAGCGCGATTTTGCCCTGGAAGTCGTCAAAGCGTATGGATTTGATTTTGAACGTGGGGCCCAGGCGCAGGCGGTTCATCCCTTCTGCACCAGCTTCAGCGTCAATGATGTGCGTATTACGACGCGCTTCAACGATAATTGGCTCAACCCGGCGCTCTTCGGCATGATGCACGAATCCGGCCACGGCATGTATAACCAGGGCATCGGCCAAAACCTGGAAGGTACGCCCCTGGCAGAGGGTACCAGCCTGGGCGTACATGAATCACAATCCCGGATGTGGGAGAATATCGTCGGGCGCAGCAAAGGCTTCTGGTCATGGGCACTCCCTAAGCTGCAAGAAACCTTCCCGCAGCTCAACGATGTTTCACTGGATGACTTTTACAAAGCCGTCAACAAGGTCGAACGCAGCTTCATCCGTGTAGAAGCTGATGAAGCCACCTACAACCTGCATATCATCCTGCGCTTTGAACTGGAACAGGACTTGCTCACCGGGGCAATCAAAGTAGCGGATGTCCGTGACGCCTGGAACGATAAATTCAATGCGTTCTTCGGTATGACACCGCCCGATGATGCACTTGGTGTATTACAGGATGTGCACTGGTCCGGCGGGCTGTTCGGCTACTTTGCAACCTATGCGCTGGGTAACTTGCTCTCTGTGCAATATTACAATGAGGCACTTAAGGCCCACCCCAGCATCCCAGATGAAATCGCCAACGGCCAGTTCAACACCCTGCTGACATGGCTTAACCAGAACATTCATCAACACGGACGTAAGTATACTGGCGATGAATTAACCCGCCGCATCACGGGTGAAGGCATCCAATCGGATAGCTATATTCAATATCTGACAGAAAAATTCGGCGGCATTTACGGCCTGTAG
- a CDS encoding HAD-IC family P-type ATPase gives MTQTAVSSPTTSKDQPLTGLSSADVQSRIAQGQTNRYKARVSRTYWDIVRDNLLNLFNIVLGTLLVIVIVMGDYATAFFAGFSVVTNTFLGMIQEINAKRKLDQLATLGEQQVSVIRGGDRSVISMHEVVLDDVIAIEPGDKLVVDGVIVKADALEVDESLLTGESDAVFKQIGDEAFSGSFCIAGTGLMRATRVGKDSNINKLTDIAKQYNRVKTPTQTYIDIIVEITVFIMFIFVPMMFITAWLQQLTFLDAVRNAVVFITSLVPQGLVLVAILSLTIGAIKITRQYETLIQRTNAVESLANATVLCFDKTGTLTLNKLAVDQIISLDGSSHDTIVRELWQYLHNLAHLNRTAGAVEKYVESHFSPDGNLPKKIKEIPFNSVRKWGAVNFGEETFVMGAPERILPQRSGEDSVASRSIKLALQGYRVLAFARVQGELVTDKEQISSQCNPIALIVLSDQIRSDIQETLNAFRKENLRLKVVSGDSIETVRAVARESGMNTEKAYTGAQLEAMSDAELEGVVKEADVFGRIEPETKRRIVKALQAQGEYVAMVGDGVNDVPALKQAQLAIVMNDGTQISKDVADIVLLNNAMSTLPHAFTEGKETTQTIFGTMKIFLVKNIYNVAFFLFVGFMALPFPLTPVQISWATFGTVNMPATLIAFGLWRPKFMSNFRDDVLDYIITTGFIGAILLAVLYVPVFLISGGDLILVRSAVTLFLCFFGSLTIMNVQGIDFYHPRTFIEKKGVVLVMLTLTTLTILAMYAVPNLFEFSPLNWDQHWWVILLLALLFDLAMVLVAHGTKYRYLLKRFYTLFQKHDSVNQARTN, from the coding sequence ATGACGCAAACCGCCGTATCTTCGCCAACTACATCCAAAGATCAACCACTCACAGGCCTATCCTCAGCTGATGTACAATCTCGTATCGCTCAGGGGCAAACAAATCGTTATAAAGCACGTGTCAGCCGGACATATTGGGATATCGTCCGCGATAATCTGCTGAATCTGTTCAATATCGTCCTCGGCACCCTGTTAGTCATCGTCATCGTGATGGGTGATTATGCTACAGCCTTCTTTGCCGGTTTCAGCGTCGTGACGAATACCTTCCTGGGGATGATCCAGGAAATTAACGCCAAGCGCAAGCTGGACCAATTAGCAACCTTAGGCGAGCAGCAAGTATCTGTCATCCGGGGCGGCGACCGCAGCGTGATTTCCATGCATGAGGTTGTGCTGGATGACGTCATCGCCATTGAACCCGGTGATAAACTGGTCGTAGATGGCGTCATCGTCAAAGCGGATGCCCTGGAAGTGGACGAATCCCTCTTAACAGGCGAAAGTGATGCCGTCTTTAAGCAGATTGGCGACGAAGCCTTTTCCGGCTCATTCTGTATCGCGGGCACGGGCCTGATGCGAGCAACACGCGTCGGCAAAGATAGCAATATCAATAAGCTCACCGATATTGCCAAGCAATATAATCGCGTCAAAACCCCCACTCAAACTTACATCGACATCATCGTCGAAATTACAGTGTTCATCATGTTTATCTTCGTACCCATGATGTTCATCACAGCGTGGTTGCAGCAGCTTACCTTCCTGGATGCCGTCCGCAATGCGGTCGTTTTCATCACCAGCCTGGTACCGCAGGGCCTCGTCCTGGTGGCGATTCTCTCCCTGACCATCGGCGCTATCAAAATCACCCGTCAATACGAGACGCTCATCCAGCGCACCAACGCTGTAGAATCACTGGCGAATGCGACGGTCCTTTGCTTCGACAAAACGGGCACATTGACCCTGAACAAACTGGCTGTCGATCAAATTATCTCTTTGGATGGGTCTTCACACGACACCATTGTGCGCGAGCTATGGCAGTATTTGCATAACCTCGCCCATCTAAACCGCACAGCCGGCGCTGTCGAAAAATACGTGGAAAGCCATTTCTCGCCGGATGGCAACCTGCCGAAAAAAATCAAAGAAATCCCCTTTAACTCCGTCCGCAAATGGGGCGCTGTTAACTTCGGCGAAGAAACGTTCGTCATGGGCGCGCCGGAGCGTATCCTACCACAGCGCAGTGGTGAAGACAGCGTTGCTAGCCGTTCGATCAAGCTGGCTTTGCAGGGGTATCGCGTGCTGGCTTTTGCGCGCGTCCAAGGCGAGCTCGTCACCGATAAAGAACAAATTTCCTCGCAATGCAACCCGATCGCCCTCATCGTCCTCAGTGACCAGATTCGCAGCGATATTCAGGAGACGCTTAACGCCTTCCGCAAGGAGAATTTGAGGCTCAAGGTCGTTAGTGGCGATAGTATCGAGACGGTTCGCGCCGTTGCACGCGAATCCGGCATGAATACGGAAAAAGCCTATACAGGCGCTCAGCTAGAAGCGATGAGCGACGCCGAACTAGAAGGCGTCGTTAAAGAAGCGGATGTATTCGGGCGGATTGAGCCAGAGACCAAACGCCGCATCGTGAAAGCGCTGCAAGCCCAGGGTGAATATGTCGCGATGGTCGGTGATGGCGTCAATGATGTCCCCGCGCTTAAGCAAGCACAACTCGCTATCGTGATGAATGACGGCACACAAATCAGCAAAGATGTCGCAGATATTGTGCTGCTCAACAACGCGATGTCCACCCTGCCACATGCCTTTACAGAAGGTAAGGAGACCACTCAGACGATCTTCGGCACGATGAAGATCTTCCTCGTCAAGAATATCTATAACGTGGCCTTCTTCCTGTTCGTGGGCTTTATGGCGCTGCCCTTCCCGCTGACGCCTGTTCAGATTAGCTGGGCCACATTCGGCACAGTGAATATGCCCGCCACCCTGATCGCATTCGGGCTATGGCGGCCTAAATTCATGTCTAACTTCCGCGATGATGTGCTTGACTACATCATCACAACCGGCTTCATCGGGGCCATTTTGCTGGCGGTGCTGTATGTGCCCGTCTTCCTCATTTCAGGCGGGGACCTCATCCTGGTACGGAGTGCCGTCACGCTGTTCCTGTGCTTCTTCGGCTCGTTGACCATCATGAATGTACAGGGCATTGATTTTTATCATCCGCGGACATTCATCGAGAAAAAGGGCGTTGTACTTGTCATGTTGACTCTGACAACCCTGACGATTCTGGCAATGTATGCCGTGCCGAACCTGTTCGAGTTCAGCCCGTTGAACTGGGACCAGCATTGGTGGGTAATCCTGTTACTGGCCCTGCTCTTTGATCTGGCGATGGTTTTGGTTGCTCATGGCACCAAATATCGTTATCTGCTCAAGCGCTTTTACACGCTGTTCCAGAAGCATGACAGTGTGAACCAGGCGCGCACCAATTAA
- a CDS encoding DM13 domain-containing protein: protein MDVRFRFFLIALMGLLVAVVWTFPRWYPLLNEETIAESFPGLEIEAQASFLALPQAVQNALLLMRNGDEDLELEPRPELALALVRARLLQDDVVSEQSLNGALEPPSETALRDGSFRTLDPLRQAEGEVTVYQRADLSRVLVIGEDFRAMRAPDVHVILTNNPDPLDAIGVGGDYIDLGELKGNVGWQTYEIPENVDFSVYPILVLYSVEYDYVISTATLS, encoded by the coding sequence ATGGATGTACGCTTTCGCTTTTTTTTGATTGCATTGATGGGGCTGTTAGTGGCAGTGGTCTGGACGTTCCCGCGTTGGTACCCGCTGCTCAATGAGGAGACGATTGCAGAGAGCTTCCCGGGTTTGGAAATTGAGGCACAGGCGAGCTTCCTGGCATTGCCACAGGCGGTTCAGAATGCCCTGCTGTTGATGCGCAACGGCGACGAAGACCTGGAATTAGAGCCGCGCCCTGAGCTGGCGCTCGCACTGGTACGGGCGCGTTTGTTACAAGATGATGTTGTCTCTGAGCAGTCGCTCAATGGGGCATTGGAGCCGCCGAGCGAGACAGCCCTGCGTGATGGTAGCTTCCGTACGTTGGACCCGCTGCGGCAGGCCGAAGGCGAAGTCACCGTTTATCAACGTGCCGATTTAAGCCGTGTGCTGGTTATTGGTGAAGATTTCCGCGCAATGCGTGCGCCCGATGTACACGTCATCCTTACAAACAATCCCGATCCATTGGATGCTATCGGTGTTGGTGGGGATTATATAGACCTGGGCGAACTTAAGGGCAATGTGGGATGGCAAACGTATGAAATCCCGGAAAATGTTGATTTCAGCGTTTACCCTATCCTGGTGCTGTATTCTGTTGAATATGATTATGTCATCAGCACGGCCACTTTGAGCTAA